CACACCAAGAAGATCGCCGTTGTTATCCAAGACCCCAGCAGTTCCGCGAACATTTCTATGAGTCATGATAGAAAATACTTCGCGCATTGGAGTGTCCAGCTGGACTAAAGGCAAGGCATCACCAGTGTGCATGACATCTTTCACTCTGGTCAAAAGTCTGTATCCCAGACTTCCGCCCGGATGATACTCAGCGAACTCTTCCGGAGAAAAACCTTTTTCATTCAAAACTGCCATTGCCATCGCGTCACCCATGGCAAGAGATGCAGTGCTACTTGCCGTCGGTGCAAGGTTCAAAGGACACGCTTCCGTTGACACTGACACATTCAAAACAACCTTCGCCGCTTTTGCCAAAGTCGAATTCACATTACCGGTAATCGCAATGACTGCGATATCCTTACGAAGGGCGAATGCCAATATAGGAGCAAGTTCTGGAGCCTCGCCACCATAACTCAAAGCTAAAATCACATCGCCATTTTGAATGATCCCAAGATCACCGTGAGCACTCTCTGCAGGGTGCAAAAAAACTGCGGGAGTTCCCGTCGAAGAAAAGGTGCTGGCGAGCTTGCGCGCGATCTGTCCGGACTTTCCCATACCCGTGACGATCAATTTACCTTCGCAGGCTTGAATCGTTTTAACAGCGGTTTCAAATCCGTCTTTCAAACGCTCTTTCAAAGCCAAAATAGCATTGGCTTCGATTTCCAAAACTTGCAGACCTTGCTCGATGATCTTAGAACTCATTATTCAGAACCTCTTTTTAACGCCGCTTTCACGAAATGAGTGAAGAGCGGATGCGGAGCCAACGGCTTCGACTTAAATTCAGGGTGGAATTGAACCCCAACAAACCAAGGATGATCCACCAACTCGACGATCTCAACCAGATTTCTCTCTTTGCAAATCCCGGTGGCATTCATACCCTTTTTCTCGAATAAAGCACGATATTTGTTATTGTACTCGTAACGATGGCGGTGGCGTTCATAAATCAGGGAACTTTTATACACATCATAGGCCGTACTGCCCTTTGCCAACGAGCATGAGAACGCCCCTAAGCGCATCGTTCCGCCCTTATTCACATTTCCACGCTGCTCAACCATGGTGTCGATCACATAATTACGAGTCTTATCGTCAGTAAAGAATTCGTGGCTTGTGGCATCCTGGATTCCGCACACGTTGCGCGCAAACTCGATCGACGCCAGCTGCATACCGAAGCAGATACCGAAGAATGGAACCTGTCTTTCGCGCGCAAACTTAATCGCCGAGATCTTGCCTTCAACTCCACGCGCGCCGAAGCCGCCTGGAACAAGCACGCCGTCAACATCACCCAAATATTGAACCACATTTTTATCTGTGATCTTTTCAGAGTCGACATACACAATGTTCACTTTGCAGTTATTGGCAATCCCCGCATGAACGATCGCCTCATTCAAAGACTTATACGATTCTTTCAAATCCACATACTTACCAACAACACCGATCGTGACGTTCTTCTTTGGATTTTGCAGAACTTTCACAATCTTCTTCCAACCGCTCAAATCAGGACGGGCTGAAGAGAGCTGCAGCTTTTCGACAATCAGCTGATCAAGACCTTCTGCATGCAAAGCCAGCGGAACTTCGTAGATAAATTTAGAATCTTGAGCGGCAATAACGTTTTGAGGCTCTACGCTGCAGAACAAACCGATTTTTTTCTTAAGTCCGTCATCAATCGGCTTTTCACTACGACAAACCAAGAAGTCAGGTTGCAAACCGATCATACGCAACTCTTTCACCGAGTGCTGAGTCGGCTTGCTTTTCAACTCACCGGCAGCGGCGATGTACGGAACGTAAGTGACGTGCACCAACACGGAATTATCTTCGCCGAGTTCACTGCGCATCTGTCTGATAGCTTCAAGGAACGGCTGACCTTCGATATCCCCGACAGTTCCGCCGATTTCGACGATAATAACTTCTGTACCTTGAGCGGCTTCTTGAGCACGGGCTTTGATTTCATCAGTAATATGCGGAATGACCTGCACAGTTCCACCGAGGTAATCACCACGGCGTTCGCGACTCAAAACCGTGTCGTAAATCTGACCGGTTGAAACGCTGTTTGAGCGTGACATCACCGCACTGGTAAAGCGTTCATAGTGACCCAAGTCCAAATCTGTCTCAGCACCGTCATCTGTTACATACACTTCACCGTGTTGTAGCGGAGACATGGTACCTGGATCCACATTCAAGTAAGGGTCAAATTTCATGATCGTTACGCGCACGCCGCGCGCTTCCAGCAAAGAGCCCAAGCTCGCCGCCGTCAAACCCTTACCGATAGAGGAAACCACACCACCTGTTACAAAAATGAACTTCTGTTGAAGTCTCTTTTTCGTCGACTTGGTCGTTGAAATCTTTTTTGTGGTTTTAACAGCCATTAGTTCCCCCTCATTATTTTTTCCAGTTTCGCCAGATCCTCTGGCGTATCCACTCCAAGGCTTGCTTCTTTGACACGTAAAACTTTGATTTTTGCACCGAGATAAAGCGCACGCAATTGCTCGAGACTTTCCGCCACTTCGATTTCCGCAGGCATTGCCTCACAGAAAGTTTTCAGGAATTTTTTAGTATAAGCATACATTCCGATATGCTTGAGACAACCCGTCAGCGCCGGAGCCTGAGCTCCCCTCACACGAGAATACGGAATCGCATAGCGGCTAAAATACAAAGCTTCGTCTTTATGATTTAAAACCACTTTCACGGCATTTGGTGATTCCAACTCTTCCAAAGAAATCGGATGAGCCAGTGTCGCCATATCCAATGTAGAATCTGTTTTAAACAG
The sequence above is drawn from the Bdellovibrionales bacterium genome and encodes:
- the kdsB gene encoding 3-deoxy-manno-octulosonate cytidylyltransferase, encoding MKFIGVIPARYASTRFPAKPLALLQGKPMIQWVVEGARKSKLLSDIIVATDHDDIRKVVEAIGCKVAMTDSDLPSGSDRIHAATKALDFDVVVNIQGDEPLVSGELIDKLAGLFKTDSTLDMATLAHPISLEELESPNAVKVVLNHKDEALYFSRYAIPYSRVRGAQAPALTGCLKHIGMYAYTKKFLKTFCEAMPAEIEVAESLEQLRALYLGAKIKVLRVKEASLGVDTPEDLAKLEKIMRGN
- a CDS encoding CTP synthase, which encodes MAVKTTKKISTTKSTKKRLQQKFIFVTGGVVSSIGKGLTAASLGSLLEARGVRVTIMKFDPYLNVDPGTMSPLQHGEVYVTDDGAETDLDLGHYERFTSAVMSRSNSVSTGQIYDTVLSRERRGDYLGGTVQVIPHITDEIKARAQEAAQGTEVIIVEIGGTVGDIEGQPFLEAIRQMRSELGEDNSVLVHVTYVPYIAAAGELKSKPTQHSVKELRMIGLQPDFLVCRSEKPIDDGLKKKIGLFCSVEPQNVIAAQDSKFIYEVPLALHAEGLDQLIVEKLQLSSARPDLSGWKKIVKVLQNPKKNVTIGVVGKYVDLKESYKSLNEAIVHAGIANNCKVNIVYVDSEKITDKNVVQYLGDVDGVLVPGGFGARGVEGKISAIKFARERQVPFFGICFGMQLASIEFARNVCGIQDATSHEFFTDDKTRNYVIDTMVEQRGNVNKGGTMRLGAFSCSLAKGSTAYDVYKSSLIYERHRHRYEYNNKYRALFEKKGMNATGICKERNLVEIVELVDHPWFVGVQFHPEFKSKPLAPHPLFTHFVKAALKRGSE
- a CDS encoding KpsF/GutQ family sugar-phosphate isomerase, whose protein sequence is MSSKIIEQGLQVLEIEANAILALKERLKDGFETAVKTIQACEGKLIVTGMGKSGQIARKLASTFSSTGTPAVFLHPAESAHGDLGIIQNGDVILALSYGGEAPELAPILAFALRKDIAVIAITGNVNSTLAKAAKVVLNVSVSTEACPLNLAPTASSTASLAMGDAMAMAVLNEKGFSPEEFAEYHPGGSLGYRLLTRVKDVMHTGDALPLVQLDTPMREVFSIMTHRNVRGTAGVLDNNGDLLGVITDGDIRRRLDKSPDPFTGTAKDLMTTNPRGVDANELAEKALFLMEQFRIQILFVFDKNSEHPKRPVGMLNFQDLLRTKVR